Proteins encoded by one window of Cloeon dipterum chromosome 4, ieCloDipt1.1, whole genome shotgun sequence:
- the LOC135942353 gene encoding sodium/hydrogen exchanger 9B2-like isoform X2, which translates to MASSDNPMPHSILHVPNSNPKGEERRVSLAVGDNAPSKDNPAFENDDEAANGHSTKRSSDTHRKHKSPLALPNGFPEENVYGKQEKEKKSLWDWLALMPNGEQFARLVAYMVIGLLIWSIMYVLLGQDASPKGGQLFQIAAMCIVAKLGGWLATRVRLPALLGMLVVGIIAKNVGLITVHGEYEHVVSDIRKVALVIILIRAGLDLDPSATRKLFGTILKLALVPWLIECCMVAILSHFLLDLPWGWAFMLGSIEAAVSPAVVVPGLLRLRLKGFGVAKGIPTLILAVTGIDDAFSVAAFGVISSVMLTSGSLLYTVTLGPASVLLGVAYGLVWGNMTRFVPKQHDPYAVHLRVLLLFFGGLMAVLGSEKIGYEGAGPLGVILASYICGCIWMEQGWEVEENPVAISFEVFWLIFEPILFGMTGTQIDFSQIDPKILWKAILCIGVAAFIRIFFTIIIAIGSRLNLKEKIFISFSWMAKATVQAALGPVAIDLVREHGSEEEKEYARSLLMVCVLSILLTAPVGAVTIALTGPRLLKRTTATMPEGWRRHTRPSLRDISLNEEDIEDDDEPEPEAPPPSGRRSTRSSIREVLNR; encoded by the exons ATGGCGTCGTCCGACAACCCGATGCCGCACAGCATCTTGCACGTACCCAACTCGAACCCGAAGGGTGAGGAACGTAGGGTGAGCCTTGCGGTCGGTGATAACGCCCCCAGCAAGGACAACCCAGCCTTCGAGAACGATGACGAGGCGGCCAATGGTCACTCGACTAAACGCTCCTCAG ACACGCACCGCAAGCACAAAAGCCCGCTGGCGCTACCGAATGGATTTCCCGAGGAGAACGTGTATGGCAAGCAggagaaggaaaagaaaag CTTGTGGGATTGGTTGGCCTTGATGCCGAACGGCGAGCAGTTTGCCCGTTTGGTGGCTTACATGGTGATTGGACTGCTCATCTGGAGCATCATGTACGTGCTGCTGGGCCAAGACGCGAGTCCCAAAGGCGGTCAGCTCTTCCAGATCGCCGCGATGTGCATCGTGGCCAAGCTGGGCGGGTGGCTGGCGACACGCGTGCGGCTGCCGGCGCTGCTCGGCATGCTGGTCGTCGGCATCATCGCCAAGAACGTCGGCCTCATCACCGTGCACGGCGAATACGAGCACGTCGTGTCCGACATTCGTAAGGTGGCCCTCGTGATCATCCTGATCAGGGCTGGTCTCGACCTCGACCCCAGTGCGACCAGGAAGCTGTTCGGCACCATCCTCAAGCTGGCTCTCGTGCCCTGGCTCATTGAGTGCTGCATGGTCGCCATCCTCTCGCACTTCCTGCTCGACTTGCCCTGGGGTTGGGCATTTATGCTGGG GTCAATTGAGGCCGCCGTCTCGCCAGCCGTGGTGGTGCCTgggctgctgcggctgcgacTCAAGGGCTTTGGGGTGGCCAAAGGAATTCCCACTCTGATCCTGGCCGTCACTGGCATCGACGACGCGTTCTCCGTGGCCGCCTTCGGAGTCATCTCCAGCGTCATGCTGACCTCAG GCTCGCTGTTGTACACGGTAACCCTTGGGCCGGCCTCCGTTTTGCTGGGAGTGGCCTATGGATTGGTCTGGGGCAACATGACCCGATTTGTGCCGAAACAACATGAT cCGTATGCGGTCCATTTGAGGGTATTGTTGCTCTTTTTCGGAGGTCTCATGGCGGTGTTGGGCAGCGAAAAGATAGGCTACGAAGGCGCCGGGCCGCTTGGAGTCATCCTCGCATCCTACATTTGCGGATGCATTTGGATGGAACAGGGTTGGGAAGTTGAAGAG AACCCTGTCGCTATTTCCTTTGAAGTGTTTTGGCTGATCTTCGAACCCATTCTGTTTGGAATGACTGGCACTCAAAtagatttttcacaaatcGATCCCAAAATTTTATGGAAGGCAATTTTGTGCATTGGCGTGGCTGCATTCATCAGGATTTTCTTCACTATCATTATTGCCATTGGCTCAAGACTCAATTTGAAGgagaagatttttatttcattttcctggATGGCCAAAGCAACTGTACAG GCGGCTTTGGGACCAGTTGCTATTGATCTAGTGAGAGAACACGGTTccgaagaagaaaaagaatatGCTCGCTCACTTTTAATG gtgTGCGTGCTGTCCATCCTGTTGACGGCTCCTGTTGGTGCTGTTACGATTGCTCTGACCGGTCCACGCCTGCTGAAGAGGACCACAGCCACCATGCCTGAGGGCTGGAGAAGGCACACACGACCTTCCCTGCGAGACATCTCGCTCAATGAGGAAGACATTGAGGACGACGATGAACCGGAGCCAGAAGCGCCTCCTCCTAGCGGCAGAAGGTCAACTAGGAGCAGCATCAGAGAAGTCCTGAACCGCTGA
- the LOC135942353 gene encoding sodium/hydrogen exchanger 9B2-like isoform X1 yields the protein MASSDNPMPHSILHVPNSNPKGEERRVSLAVGDNAPSKDNPAFENDDEAANGHSTKRSSADTHRKHKSPLALPNGFPEENVYGKQEKEKKSLWDWLALMPNGEQFARLVAYMVIGLLIWSIMYVLLGQDASPKGGQLFQIAAMCIVAKLGGWLATRVRLPALLGMLVVGIIAKNVGLITVHGEYEHVVSDIRKVALVIILIRAGLDLDPSATRKLFGTILKLALVPWLIECCMVAILSHFLLDLPWGWAFMLGSIEAAVSPAVVVPGLLRLRLKGFGVAKGIPTLILAVTGIDDAFSVAAFGVISSVMLTSGSLLYTVTLGPASVLLGVAYGLVWGNMTRFVPKQHDPYAVHLRVLLLFFGGLMAVLGSEKIGYEGAGPLGVILASYICGCIWMEQGWEVEENPVAISFEVFWLIFEPILFGMTGTQIDFSQIDPKILWKAILCIGVAAFIRIFFTIIIAIGSRLNLKEKIFISFSWMAKATVQAALGPVAIDLVREHGSEEEKEYARSLLMVCVLSILLTAPVGAVTIALTGPRLLKRTTATMPEGWRRHTRPSLRDISLNEEDIEDDDEPEPEAPPPSGRRSTRSSIREVLNR from the exons ATGGCGTCGTCCGACAACCCGATGCCGCACAGCATCTTGCACGTACCCAACTCGAACCCGAAGGGTGAGGAACGTAGGGTGAGCCTTGCGGTCGGTGATAACGCCCCCAGCAAGGACAACCCAGCCTTCGAGAACGATGACGAGGCGGCCAATGGTCACTCGACTAAACGCTCCTCAG CAGACACGCACCGCAAGCACAAAAGCCCGCTGGCGCTACCGAATGGATTTCCCGAGGAGAACGTGTATGGCAAGCAggagaaggaaaagaaaag CTTGTGGGATTGGTTGGCCTTGATGCCGAACGGCGAGCAGTTTGCCCGTTTGGTGGCTTACATGGTGATTGGACTGCTCATCTGGAGCATCATGTACGTGCTGCTGGGCCAAGACGCGAGTCCCAAAGGCGGTCAGCTCTTCCAGATCGCCGCGATGTGCATCGTGGCCAAGCTGGGCGGGTGGCTGGCGACACGCGTGCGGCTGCCGGCGCTGCTCGGCATGCTGGTCGTCGGCATCATCGCCAAGAACGTCGGCCTCATCACCGTGCACGGCGAATACGAGCACGTCGTGTCCGACATTCGTAAGGTGGCCCTCGTGATCATCCTGATCAGGGCTGGTCTCGACCTCGACCCCAGTGCGACCAGGAAGCTGTTCGGCACCATCCTCAAGCTGGCTCTCGTGCCCTGGCTCATTGAGTGCTGCATGGTCGCCATCCTCTCGCACTTCCTGCTCGACTTGCCCTGGGGTTGGGCATTTATGCTGGG GTCAATTGAGGCCGCCGTCTCGCCAGCCGTGGTGGTGCCTgggctgctgcggctgcgacTCAAGGGCTTTGGGGTGGCCAAAGGAATTCCCACTCTGATCCTGGCCGTCACTGGCATCGACGACGCGTTCTCCGTGGCCGCCTTCGGAGTCATCTCCAGCGTCATGCTGACCTCAG GCTCGCTGTTGTACACGGTAACCCTTGGGCCGGCCTCCGTTTTGCTGGGAGTGGCCTATGGATTGGTCTGGGGCAACATGACCCGATTTGTGCCGAAACAACATGAT cCGTATGCGGTCCATTTGAGGGTATTGTTGCTCTTTTTCGGAGGTCTCATGGCGGTGTTGGGCAGCGAAAAGATAGGCTACGAAGGCGCCGGGCCGCTTGGAGTCATCCTCGCATCCTACATTTGCGGATGCATTTGGATGGAACAGGGTTGGGAAGTTGAAGAG AACCCTGTCGCTATTTCCTTTGAAGTGTTTTGGCTGATCTTCGAACCCATTCTGTTTGGAATGACTGGCACTCAAAtagatttttcacaaatcGATCCCAAAATTTTATGGAAGGCAATTTTGTGCATTGGCGTGGCTGCATTCATCAGGATTTTCTTCACTATCATTATTGCCATTGGCTCAAGACTCAATTTGAAGgagaagatttttatttcattttcctggATGGCCAAAGCAACTGTACAG GCGGCTTTGGGACCAGTTGCTATTGATCTAGTGAGAGAACACGGTTccgaagaagaaaaagaatatGCTCGCTCACTTTTAATG gtgTGCGTGCTGTCCATCCTGTTGACGGCTCCTGTTGGTGCTGTTACGATTGCTCTGACCGGTCCACGCCTGCTGAAGAGGACCACAGCCACCATGCCTGAGGGCTGGAGAAGGCACACACGACCTTCCCTGCGAGACATCTCGCTCAATGAGGAAGACATTGAGGACGACGATGAACCGGAGCCAGAAGCGCCTCCTCCTAGCGGCAGAAGGTCAACTAGGAGCAGCATCAGAGAAGTCCTGAACCGCTGA
- the mRNA-cap gene encoding mRNA-capping enzyme — MGSQDPGPIPPRWLHCPRKSGSLLFNKFLAFKTPLDSRYDDKVSLEYRFPPSMLFDSLKSYKCEIGLWIDLTNTSRFYDKAEVESRNCTYVKLSCRGHGETPSLEQTDVFIRICKKFIAQNPLKSIGVHCTHGFNRTGFMLIAFAVSEMDWSLDSAVQAFSKFREPGIYKQDYLLELAKRFDDPSDVISAPEKPAWCYEDEDEEDEDEQNEGLKHNSSNGQRKRDRVKKNPVFMEGVSGVTSITEQPMLQNLQWKFQDFCHWTSTGFPGCQPVSMDQTNIFKLKKPYMVSWKADGTRYMMLILGRNQIYFADRDHCIFKVEGLTFPHPSDRECRRHLTNTVLDGEMVIDRFVEKNSDGMPVTKDVPRYLVYDIICCDGEDVSQIPFRKRYDCIEKMVISPRHLAISKGIISRNDEPFGLRRKDFFDIHSTKSLLGEKFRKSLSHEPDGLIFQPREDPYITGRCDDVLKWKPSSHNSVDFKLKVVQQEGEGLIKKKIGQLYCGGLSTPYGSIKVSKAVRDLDGKIIECRLNERNEWELMRERTDKSYPNAYSTVQGVMTSILQPVTTEYLLDFIERYCPKPPQKRPASTEQKLMPPPKFAKF; from the exons ATGGGCTCCCAGGATCCTGGACCGATTCCTCCTCGATGGCTGCATTGTCCACGCAAATCGGGTTCTTTGTTATTCAACAAGTTCCTCGCGTTCAAAACTCCATTGGACTCCAGGTATGACGACAAAGTCAGCCTCGAGTACAGGTTTCCCCCAAGCATGCTATTCGACTCACTCAAGAGCTACAAG TGTGAAATTGGTCTTTGGATTGATCTGACGAACACATCAAGGTTCTACGACAAAGCTGAAGTGGAGAGTAGAAACTGCACTTACGTCAAGTTGTCCTGTAGAGGTCATGGAGAAACTCCTTCATTAGAGCAGACTGATGTTTTTATtcgaatttgtaaaaaatttatagcacAAAACCCACTCAAATCAATTG GTGTGCACTGCACTCACGGATTCAACAGAACTGGTTTCATGCTGATAGCTTTTGCTGTGAGTGAAATGGACTGGAGTCTAGACTCAGCTGTACAAGCTTTCAGCAAGTTCAGAGAACCCGGAATCTACAAGCAGGATTATTTGCTTGAACTGGCCAAACGCTTTGACGACCCGAGTGACGTGATTTCAGCTCCAGAAAAGCCAGCATGGTGTTATG AAGATGAAGATGAAGAGGATGAAGACGAGCAGAACGAAGGACTGAAACATAATTCGAG CAATGGCCAAAGAAAACGCGATAGGGTCAAGAAAAATCCAGTCTTCATGGAAGGAGTCAGCGGCGTTACATCAATCACAGAGCAGCCAATGCTACAAAACTTGCAGTGGAAGTTCCAGGACTTCTGCCACTGGACATC GACTGGTTTTCCTGGCTGCCAACCTGTGTCTATGGACCAGaccaacattttcaaattgaaaaagccCTACATGGTGTCCTGGAAGGCTGACGGCACTCGATACATGATGTTAATTCTGGGCCGCAATCAGATATACTTTGCTGACAGAGATCACTGCATCTTCAAGGTGGAAGGGCTCACTTTTCCACACCCCAGCGACAGGGAATGCCGAAGACACTTGACTAACACCGTGTTAGATGGG GAAATGGTGATCGATcgatttgtagaaaaaaacagCGATGGCATGCCTGTGACGAAGGACGTACCTAGATACTTGGTTTAcgatattatttgttgtgaTGGAGAAGATGTCTCACAAATACCTTTCAGAAAGCGCTACGATTGCATAGAG AAAATGGTGATTAGTCCAAGGCATTTGGCAATTTCCAAAGGCATCATCTCAAGGAATGATGAACCATTTGGCCTGCGGCGCAAAGATTTCTTTGACATTCATTCCACTAAGTCATTGCTCGGAGAGAAGTTTAGGAAAAGCTTATCACATGAACCTGATGGTCTGATTTTCCAGCCTAGAGAAGAT CCTTACATCACTGGAAGGTGTGATGACGTGCTGAAATGGAAACCTTCATCTCACAACTCGGTGGATTTCAAGCTTAAAGTAGTGCAGCAAGAAGGGGAAGG CCtgatcaaaaagaaaattgggcAGCTCTACTGCGGTGGCCTCAGCACACCGTATGGGTCCATCAAAGTCAGCAAGGCCGTCCGTGATCTGGAcgggaaaataattgaatgtcGACTGAATGAAAGGAATGAGTGGGAGTTGATGAGGGAGCGAACTGACAAATCATATCCAAACGCGTACTCCACGGTGCAAG GCGTAATGACAAGCATTCTCCAACCAGTCACCACTGAATATCTTCTGGATTTCATTGAGAGATATTGCCCAAAGCCCCCACAAAAGAGACCTGCCAGCACAGAGCAAAAGCTCATGCCGCCCCCGAAATTCGCCAAATTCTAG